From a region of the ANME-2 cluster archaeon genome:
- a CDS encoding TATA-box-binding protein: MSESEINIQNVVASTKLADSFDLVKIESALEGAEYNKKKFPGMVYRVTDPKAAFLIFTSGKVVCTGAKNVADVRTVIKNLADKIESLGISVDKNPEITIQNIVASADLGAKLNLNAIAIGFGFENIEYEPEQFPGLVYRIASPKIVVLIFSSGKLVVTGGKSPDDCNRGVEIVREQLEGMSLL, from the coding sequence ATGTCAGAATCAGAAATAAATATACAAAACGTAGTTGCATCGACTAAATTAGCAGATAGTTTTGATCTTGTTAAAATTGAGTCAGCACTCGAAGGTGCAGAGTACAATAAAAAAAAATTTCCTGGCATGGTCTATAGGGTAACTGATCCCAAAGCTGCCTTTTTAATTTTCACTTCAGGGAAAGTAGTCTGTACAGGCGCAAAGAACGTTGCAGATGTGAGAACTGTCATAAAGAACCTGGCAGATAAGATCGAATCCCTCGGTATCAGTGTCGATAAAAATCCGGAGATAACTATTCAGAATATCGTGGCATCAGCTGACCTGGGCGCAAAGTTGAACCTTAATGCAATTGCAATCGGATTTGGTTTTGAAAACATTGAATATGAACCCGAGCAATTTCCGGGACTTGTCTACAGGATCGCTTCCCCAAAGATCGTGGTGTTGATATTCAGTTCAGGAAAACTGGTCGTTACCGGAGGGAAATCGCCTGACGATTGCAATAGGGGAGTCGAGATCGTAAGGGAACAGCTTGAAGGCATGTCCCTGCTCTGA